A single window of Luteipulveratus halotolerans DNA harbors:
- the lysA gene encoding diaminopimelate decarboxylase, translating to MTSPDANALHAHVWPGSATRTPDGAVEIGGADVRDLVAEHGTPVYLLDEADVRRRAAAFRDAFASAFERIGTRADVYYAGKAFLSTAVARWVTEEGLRVDVCTGGELAIAQRAGVPGPQIGMHGNNKSVAEIEAAVEHGVGRIIVDSFEEVDRVAAAARARGVVQPVMIRVKAGVEAHTHEFIATAHEDQKFGFSLSGGQVAEAVTAVLEHPDALRLLGFHSHIGSQIFESDGFRVAATRLIALQLEVAREHGITLPELDLGGGFGIAYVADDQPLAPDDLAGQLADIVQAACREQGVPVPHVSVEPGRSVVGPGGVTVYEVGTVKPVQATDDLVRTYVAVDGGMSDNARPALYAADYTCVVAGRTSAAEPVPARVVGKHCESGDIVVRDVQLPGDVRAGDLIAVPATGAYCRSLASQYNHVPRPPVVAVRDGASRVIVRRETIDDLLALEGE from the coding sequence GTGACCTCGCCCGACGCCAATGCGTTGCACGCCCATGTCTGGCCCGGATCCGCGACGCGAACTCCCGACGGCGCCGTCGAGATCGGTGGCGCCGACGTCCGTGATCTCGTGGCCGAGCACGGCACGCCCGTCTACCTGCTCGACGAGGCCGACGTACGCCGGCGCGCGGCCGCGTTCCGCGACGCGTTCGCCTCGGCGTTCGAACGGATCGGCACGCGTGCGGACGTCTACTACGCCGGCAAGGCCTTCCTGAGCACCGCTGTCGCGCGCTGGGTGACCGAGGAGGGGCTGCGCGTCGACGTGTGCACCGGCGGTGAGCTCGCGATCGCCCAGCGTGCCGGTGTGCCCGGTCCGCAGATCGGCATGCACGGCAACAACAAGTCGGTGGCCGAGATCGAGGCCGCCGTCGAGCACGGCGTGGGCCGCATCATCGTCGACTCGTTCGAGGAGGTCGACCGGGTCGCCGCGGCCGCCCGCGCGCGTGGCGTCGTGCAGCCGGTCATGATCCGGGTCAAGGCGGGCGTCGAGGCCCACACCCACGAGTTCATCGCGACGGCGCACGAAGACCAGAAGTTCGGGTTCAGCCTCAGCGGCGGTCAGGTCGCCGAAGCGGTCACGGCGGTGCTCGAGCACCCAGATGCGTTGCGGTTGCTCGGTTTTCACTCGCACATCGGCAGTCAGATCTTCGAGTCCGACGGCTTCCGCGTCGCCGCGACGCGACTCATCGCCCTGCAGCTCGAGGTCGCGCGCGAGCACGGCATCACCCTGCCCGAGCTCGACCTGGGCGGCGGGTTCGGCATCGCCTATGTCGCTGACGACCAGCCGCTCGCGCCGGACGACCTCGCCGGCCAGCTCGCCGACATCGTCCAGGCCGCCTGCCGTGAGCAGGGCGTGCCGGTGCCGCACGTCTCGGTCGAGCCCGGTCGTTCGGTGGTCGGCCCGGGAGGTGTGACGGTCTACGAGGTCGGCACGGTCAAGCCGGTGCAGGCCACCGACGACCTCGTCCGCACCTACGTCGCGGTCGACGGCGGTATGAGCGACAACGCCCGTCCGGCGCTCTACGCCGCTGACTACACCTGCGTGGTGGCCGGTCGCACCAGTGCGGCCGAGCCCGTCCCGGCCCGGGTCGTCGGCAAGCACTGCGAGAGCGGCGACATCGTCGTCCGTGACGTGCAGCTGCCCGGCGACGTACGAGCCGGCGACCTCATCGCCGTCCCCGCCACGGGTGCGTACTGCCGCAGCCTCGCGAGCCAGTACAACCACGTGCCCAGGCCGCCGGTGGTGGCTGTGCGCGATGGTGCGTCGCGGGTGATCGTGCGCCGCGAGACCATCGACGACCTGCTCGCACTGGAAGGGGAGTGA
- a CDS encoding homoserine dehydrogenase, producing the protein MSNDALRIALLGCGTVGTAVARRLVDHADEFASRVERPVEITGVAVRDTSKPRPESGLDPSVFTTDAEALVRDADVVVELMGGIEPARSLLLTAMEHGASVVTANKALLGEDGPRLYETAAEHGVDLYYEASVAGAIPLLRPLQVSLAGDSVERIMGIVNGTTNFILDKMDRTGEALDDVLAEAQELGYAEADPTADVEGYDARAKAAILASLAFHTRVAALDVSCEGIMSITADDIRAARKMGCVVKLLAICERVRNGRGDQSLSVRVHPTLVPRSHPLASVHDAFNAVFIESALAGEVMFYGQGAGGDPTASAVLGDLVQAARHKVTGSRGPGESAYADLPILPLSQATTRYAIRIEVPDRPGVLAHVTNVFAGQGVSIESMRQGVRRSDDGLATLTIATHAATDAALARTVDQLRLLDDVSTVTSVLRMEGI; encoded by the coding sequence ATGTCGAACGACGCACTGCGCATCGCGCTGCTCGGCTGCGGCACCGTCGGCACTGCCGTCGCCCGCCGCCTGGTCGACCACGCCGACGAGTTCGCCTCGCGGGTCGAGCGACCCGTCGAGATCACCGGGGTGGCCGTCCGCGACACGAGCAAGCCGCGACCCGAGTCGGGTCTGGACCCCTCGGTGTTCACGACCGACGCCGAGGCGCTCGTCCGCGACGCCGATGTCGTCGTCGAGCTGATGGGTGGCATCGAGCCGGCCCGCAGCCTGCTGCTCACCGCCATGGAGCACGGCGCCAGCGTCGTCACGGCCAACAAGGCGCTGCTCGGCGAGGACGGCCCGCGTCTGTACGAAACCGCCGCCGAGCACGGCGTCGACCTCTACTACGAGGCCTCGGTCGCCGGCGCGATCCCGCTGCTGCGTCCGCTGCAGGTGTCGCTGGCCGGCGACTCCGTCGAGCGCATCATGGGCATCGTCAACGGCACCACCAACTTCATCCTCGACAAGATGGACCGCACCGGTGAGGCGCTCGACGACGTGCTCGCCGAGGCTCAAGAGCTGGGTTACGCCGAGGCCGACCCCACCGCCGACGTCGAGGGCTACGACGCGCGGGCCAAGGCAGCGATCCTGGCCTCGCTCGCGTTCCACACCCGAGTGGCGGCGCTCGACGTGAGCTGCGAGGGCATCATGTCGATCACGGCCGACGACATCCGCGCCGCGCGCAAGATGGGTTGTGTCGTCAAGCTGCTCGCGATCTGTGAGCGCGTACGCAACGGTCGCGGCGACCAGAGCCTGAGCGTGCGCGTGCACCCGACGCTGGTGCCGCGCTCCCATCCGCTGGCGTCCGTGCACGACGCGTTCAACGCGGTGTTCATCGAGAGCGCGCTCGCCGGTGAGGTCATGTTCTACGGCCAGGGCGCGGGCGGCGACCCGACCGCGTCCGCGGTGCTCGGCGACCTGGTCCAGGCGGCACGCCACAAGGTGACGGGCAGTCGTGGGCCGGGCGAGTCGGCGTACGCCGATCTGCCGATCCTCCCGCTGTCGCAGGCGACGACGCGCTACGCCATCCGCATCGAGGTCCCTGACCGCCCGGGTGTGCTCGCACATGTGACGAATGTCTTTGCAGGACAAGGTGTTTCGATCGAGAGCATGCGTCAGGGAGTTCGTCGCAGCGACGACGGCCTGGCCACGCTGACCATTGCCACGCACGCCGCGACCGACGCGGCTCTGGCTCGGACCGTCGACCAGCTGCGGCTGCTCGACGACGTCAGCACGGTGACCTCCGTGCTGCGCATGGAGGGGATCTGA
- the thrC gene encoding threonine synthase produces MAHQWRGVINEYADRMPLLAGAPVVTLGEGGTPLIHAEQLSERVGAEVHIKYEGLNPTGSFKDRGMTAAISVAAKQGAKAVICASTGNTSASAAAYATKAGMTCGVLVPEGKIAMGKLSQAIAHGATLLQVDGNFDDCLTLARKLAEAYPVELVNSVNPARIEGQKTASFEIAEALGDAPDIHCLPVGNAGNITAYWKGYRESLDAPGDLTALATRTPRMWGFQAAGAAPIVLGHPVDEPDTIATAIRIGNPASWEQAEAARDESGGVIDAVTDEEILRAHRLLSSTEGIFVEPASASSVAGLLKMHERGEVPAGARIVCTVTGHGLKDPSWALKNADGSDVEPTRVPVDAVTAATALGLEG; encoded by the coding sequence ATGGCGCACCAGTGGCGCGGAGTGATCAACGAGTACGCCGACCGCATGCCGCTCCTCGCGGGTGCGCCGGTCGTGACCCTGGGTGAGGGTGGCACGCCGCTCATCCACGCCGAGCAGCTCAGTGAGCGGGTCGGCGCCGAGGTGCACATCAAGTACGAAGGCCTCAACCCGACCGGCTCTTTCAAGGACCGTGGCATGACGGCCGCGATCTCGGTGGCCGCCAAGCAGGGTGCGAAGGCCGTCATCTGCGCATCGACCGGCAACACGAGCGCGTCCGCGGCGGCGTACGCCACCAAGGCCGGCATGACCTGTGGCGTGCTCGTGCCCGAGGGCAAGATCGCGATGGGCAAGCTCAGCCAGGCGATCGCCCACGGCGCCACGCTGCTGCAGGTCGACGGCAACTTCGACGACTGCCTCACGCTTGCGCGCAAGCTCGCCGAGGCCTACCCCGTCGAGCTGGTCAACTCGGTCAACCCGGCCCGCATCGAGGGTCAGAAGACCGCGTCGTTCGAGATCGCCGAAGCGCTCGGTGACGCTCCCGACATCCACTGCCTGCCCGTCGGCAACGCCGGCAACATCACGGCGTACTGGAAGGGATACCGCGAATCCCTCGACGCACCAGGCGATCTCACCGCACTGGCCACCAGGACCCCGCGCATGTGGGGCTTCCAGGCTGCGGGCGCGGCCCCCATCGTCCTGGGCCACCCGGTCGACGAGCCCGACACCATCGCCACCGCGATCCGCATCGGCAACCCGGCGTCGTGGGAGCAGGCCGAGGCCGCCCGTGACGAGTCCGGTGGAGTCATCGACGCGGTGACCGACGAGGAGATCCTGCGCGCTCACCGGCTGCTGTCGAGCACCGAGGGCATCTTCGTCGAGCCTGCCTCGGCGTCCAGCGTGGCGGGCCTGCTCAAGATGCACGAGCGGGGCGAGGTGCCGGCCGGTGCGCGCATCGTGTGCACGGTCACCGGGCACGGTCTGAAGGACCCGTCGTGGGCCCTCAAGAACGCCGACGGCAGCGACGTGGAGCCCACCCGGGTGCCGGTCGACGCCGTCACGGCAGCCACCGCGCTCGGCCTGGAGGGCTGA